Proteins from one Coturnix japonica isolate 7356 chromosome 5, Coturnix japonica 2.1, whole genome shotgun sequence genomic window:
- the DHCR7 gene encoding 7-dehydrocholesterol reductase, with amino-acid sequence MAAHREKKHEERNHKSARNGAQVPQAQWGRAWEVDWFSLASILFLLAFAPLIVYYFIMSCHQYQCSLTDPLISLLMGNKHLSDIWSKTPSLTYMAVGIYGAWIAFQVILYVFVPDFCHKFIPGYVGGVQEGAVTPAGVVNKYEINGLQAWIITHVLWFANAYYFHFFSPTIIFDNCIPLLWCANILGYVVSTFAMIKGYFFPTNAKDCKFTGNFFYDYMMGIEFNPRIGKWFDFKLFFNGRPGIVAWTLINLSYAAKQQELYGHVTNSMILVNVLQGIYVLDFFWNEAWYLKTIDICHDHFGWYLGWGDCVWLPYLYTLQGLYLVYHPVELSTANAIAILVLGLVGYYIFRMTNHQKDLFRRTNGNCKIWGKKPDYIECSYMSADGTKYYSKLLTSGFWGWARHFNYTGDLMGSLAYCLTCGFEHILPYFYIIYMTILLTHRCIRDEHRCYSKYGKDWKRYTAAVPYRLIPGLF; translated from the exons CATTCTTTTTCTACTTGCATTTGCACCTCTGATTGTATATTACTTCATCATGTCCTGCCACCAGTATCAGTGCTCTCTGACTGACCCACTCATCAGCTTGCTCATGGGGAATAAGCATCTGTCTGACATCTGGAGCAAGACCCCTTCGCTGACCTACATGGCTGTTGGTATCTATGGTGCTTGGATTGCTTTCCAG GTGATTTTATATGTGTTTGTTCCTGACTTCTGCCACAAGTTTATTCCTGGTTATGTAGGAGGTGTACAAGAAGGTGCTGTCACTCCTGCTG GTGTTGTAAATAAGTATGAAATCAATGGTCTCCAGGCTTGGATCATTACCCATGTACTTTGGTTTGCAAATGCctattattttcacttcttctcACCTACCATCATTTTTGACAATTGTATTCCTCTGCTGTGGTGTGCCAATATCCTGGGATATGTGGTTTCCACATTTGCGATGATTAAAGGCTACTTTTTCCCTACTAATGCCAAAGATTG CAAATTCACAGGCAACTTCTTTTACGACTACATGATGGGGATTGAATTTAACCCGCGAATAGGAAAATGGTTTGATTTCAAGCTGTTCTTCAATGGACGCCCTGGTATCGTAGCCTGGACCCTGATTAACCTTTCTTATGCTGCTAAACAGCAGGAGCTGTATGGTCACGTAACcaactcaatgatccttgtcAATGTCCTTCAG GGTATTTATGTTCTGGACTTTTTCTGGAATGAAGCCTGGTATTTGAAAACCATTGATATCTGCCACGATCATTTTGGATGGTACTTGGGCTGGGGAGACTGCGTTTGGTTGCCTTACCTCTACACTCTGCAG GGTTTATATTTGGTTTACCACCCTGTTGAGCTCTCCACAGCTAATGCCATCGCGATCTTGGTGCTGGGCTTGGTTGGCTATTACATCTTCAGAATGACGAACCACCAGAAAGATCTCTTCCGCCGTACCAATGGCAACTGCAAGATATGGGGGAAGAAGCCCGACTACATTGAGTGCTCTTACATGTCTGCGGATGGGACCAAGTACTACAGCAAGCTGCTGACCTCGGGGTTCTGGGGGTGGGCACGCCATTTTAACTACACTGGAGATCTGATGGGCTCCTTGGCCTATTGTCTGACCTGTGGGTTTGAACACATCTTGCCTTACTTCTACATTATTTATATGACTATTCTGCTAACTCACCGTTGCATTAGGGATGAACACCGTTGTTACAGCAAATATGGGAAGGATTGGAAACGCTACACTGCTGCAGTACCCTACCGGCTCATACCAGGGCTGTTCTAA
- the ZDHHC13 gene encoding palmitoyltransferase ZDHHC13 isoform X1, which produces MAGGGPQCKKHCHGPHRPHVHGCHSVCREKDVPVLPGLHPDAEDPSTCDIVKATQYGMVERCKELVEAGYDVRQPDKENVTLLHWAAINNRQELVKYYISKGAVVDQLGGDLNSTPLHWAIRQGHLPMVILLLKCGADPSLIDGEGFSSIHLAVLFQHVPIVAYLISKGQNVDTADFNGFTPLMLSAQRVMGPEPTRFLLKFNPSLNAVDNIERNTALHWAITSGNVSAVELLLEGGANMDIKNAKGETALDLAIQTQNRFMVYMLMEEERIRSRRNNRLLRIMEKYELFMLLASCLTLMWAIGYVMSLNSESWLLKGCLLFFLLVGMVLFVRHFVGFKNLRYLPTALMLSSIFWMSMTWFFWFMPDVTNTIFEIPVMFSIVGLLYFFYKTWRTDPGYIKSSEKDKKENIVALAEAGCLDFRTFCTSCLVRKPLRSVHCLLCDLCVARYDQHSLWIAQCIGVGNHHYYLLFLSFLTVTSVWLLYRTVLYWSHHCETSYHADGAWTYLVQITSCSPWVSYVFVLACFHAVWALLWLTIQLYQIAFLGLTSHERMNLLMDSKSSKHPVSLRRNPYNLGCFQNLADFFQCRCFGMVKPNGVDWTKQYNVNVIKKMNIHSV; this is translated from the exons ATGGCCGGGGGCGGCCCG CAGTGTAAAAAGCATTGCCATGGGCCTCACCGACCTCATGTGCACGGCTGCCATAGCgtctgcagagagaaagatgTGCCAGTGCTGCCAGGACTGCACCCAGATGCTGAAGACCCCAGCACGTGTGATATTGTGAAGGCTACGCA GTATGGAATGGTGGAGCGGTGCAAAGAGCTGGTGGAAGCAGGATACGATGTTCGACAACCAGACAAAGAGAATGTGACACTTCTCCACTGGGCTGCAATCAACAACAGACAGGAGCTGGTGAA ATACTATATCTCCAAAGGTGCAGTGGTGGATCAGCTAGGTGGAGACTTGAATTCAACTCCCCTTCACTGGGCCATTAG ACAAGGACACCTACCCATGGTCATCTTGTTGTTGAAGTGTGGAGCAGATCCCAGTCTTATTGACGGGGAAGGATTCAGCAGCATTCATTTGGCAGTGCTGTTTCAACACGTGCCCATTGTAGCTTACCTCATATCGAAGGGCCAG AACGTAGACACAGCAGACTTCAATGGATTTACGCCTTTAATGTTATCAGCACAAAGAGTGATGGG acCAGAACCCACAAGGTTTCTGCTAAAGTTTAACCCCTCCCTCAATGCTGTCGACAACATTGAGAGGAACACTGCGCTGCACTGGGCAATAACGTCAGGAAATGTTAGTGCAGTGGAGCTGCTGCTAGAAGGTGGTGCTAACATGGACATAAAAAATGCCAAG GGAGAGACAGCGCTTGACCTTGCAATTCAAACTCAGAATCGCTTCATGGTTTATATGCtaatggaggaagaaagaatccgaagcagaagaaataacagGTTACTGAGAATAATGGAGAAATACGAG CTATTCATGCTGCTGGCATCTTGCTTGACTTTGATGTGGGCCATAGGATACGTAATGAGCTTAAATTCTGAGTCTTGGCTTCTGAAAGgatgtctgcttttctttctgctggttGGGATGGTTCTGTTCGTGAG GCATTTTGTGGGATTCAAGAATCTGAGGTATCTTCCCACAGCACTGATGCTGAGTTCCATCTTTTGGATGTCCATGACGTGGTTTTTCTGGTTCATGCCTG ATGTAACCAATACCATTTTTGAGATCCCTGTCATGTTCAGCATTGTGggtctgctttattttttctacaaaaCCTGGAGGACTGATCCTGGATATATCAAGTcttcagaaaaagacaaaaaggag AACATCGTAGCTCTTGCAGAAGCAGGGTGCTTGGACTTCAGAACATTCTGCACGTCCTGTCTT GTAAGGAAGCCTTTGAGATCTGTGCATTGCCTTCTTTGTGATTTGTGTGTAGCCAGATACGATCAGCATTCTCTGTGGATTGCACAGTGCATAG GTGTTGGAAACCACCATTACTACCTACTGTTCCTGTCTTTCTTAACTGTGACCAGTGTCTGGCTGCTTTATCGGACTGTTCTGT ATTGGTCACACCACTGTGAAACAAGTTACCATGCAGATGGAGCATGGACGTACTTGGTGCAGATAACTTCTTGCTCTCCTTGGGTGTCCTACGTCTTCGTCCTAGCCTGCTTCCATGCTGTATGGGCCTTATTGTGGCTAACTATTCAGCTTTACCAG aTTGCATTCTTGGGACTGACTTCGCATGAGAGAATGAACCTTCTGATGGACAGCAAATCTTCTAAGCATCCTGTTTCACTCAGGAGAAATCCATACAA TCTTGGATGCTTCCAGAATCTTGCAGACTTCTTTCAGTGCAGATGTTTTGGTATGGTCAAACCCAATGGAGTCGACTGGACCAAGCAATACAACGTTAATGTGATAAAGAAGATGAACATTCATTCTGTATGA
- the ZDHHC13 gene encoding palmitoyltransferase ZDHHC13 isoform X2 produces MAGGGPCKKHCHGPHRPHVHGCHSVCREKDVPVLPGLHPDAEDPSTCDIVKATQYGMVERCKELVEAGYDVRQPDKENVTLLHWAAINNRQELVKYYISKGAVVDQLGGDLNSTPLHWAIRQGHLPMVILLLKCGADPSLIDGEGFSSIHLAVLFQHVPIVAYLISKGQNVDTADFNGFTPLMLSAQRVMGPEPTRFLLKFNPSLNAVDNIERNTALHWAITSGNVSAVELLLEGGANMDIKNAKGETALDLAIQTQNRFMVYMLMEEERIRSRRNNRLLRIMEKYELFMLLASCLTLMWAIGYVMSLNSESWLLKGCLLFFLLVGMVLFVRHFVGFKNLRYLPTALMLSSIFWMSMTWFFWFMPDVTNTIFEIPVMFSIVGLLYFFYKTWRTDPGYIKSSEKDKKENIVALAEAGCLDFRTFCTSCLVRKPLRSVHCLLCDLCVARYDQHSLWIAQCIGVGNHHYYLLFLSFLTVTSVWLLYRTVLYWSHHCETSYHADGAWTYLVQITSCSPWVSYVFVLACFHAVWALLWLTIQLYQIAFLGLTSHERMNLLMDSKSSKHPVSLRRNPYNLGCFQNLADFFQCRCFGMVKPNGVDWTKQYNVNVIKKMNIHSV; encoded by the exons ATGGCCGGGGGCGGCCCG TGTAAAAAGCATTGCCATGGGCCTCACCGACCTCATGTGCACGGCTGCCATAGCgtctgcagagagaaagatgTGCCAGTGCTGCCAGGACTGCACCCAGATGCTGAAGACCCCAGCACGTGTGATATTGTGAAGGCTACGCA GTATGGAATGGTGGAGCGGTGCAAAGAGCTGGTGGAAGCAGGATACGATGTTCGACAACCAGACAAAGAGAATGTGACACTTCTCCACTGGGCTGCAATCAACAACAGACAGGAGCTGGTGAA ATACTATATCTCCAAAGGTGCAGTGGTGGATCAGCTAGGTGGAGACTTGAATTCAACTCCCCTTCACTGGGCCATTAG ACAAGGACACCTACCCATGGTCATCTTGTTGTTGAAGTGTGGAGCAGATCCCAGTCTTATTGACGGGGAAGGATTCAGCAGCATTCATTTGGCAGTGCTGTTTCAACACGTGCCCATTGTAGCTTACCTCATATCGAAGGGCCAG AACGTAGACACAGCAGACTTCAATGGATTTACGCCTTTAATGTTATCAGCACAAAGAGTGATGGG acCAGAACCCACAAGGTTTCTGCTAAAGTTTAACCCCTCCCTCAATGCTGTCGACAACATTGAGAGGAACACTGCGCTGCACTGGGCAATAACGTCAGGAAATGTTAGTGCAGTGGAGCTGCTGCTAGAAGGTGGTGCTAACATGGACATAAAAAATGCCAAG GGAGAGACAGCGCTTGACCTTGCAATTCAAACTCAGAATCGCTTCATGGTTTATATGCtaatggaggaagaaagaatccgaagcagaagaaataacagGTTACTGAGAATAATGGAGAAATACGAG CTATTCATGCTGCTGGCATCTTGCTTGACTTTGATGTGGGCCATAGGATACGTAATGAGCTTAAATTCTGAGTCTTGGCTTCTGAAAGgatgtctgcttttctttctgctggttGGGATGGTTCTGTTCGTGAG GCATTTTGTGGGATTCAAGAATCTGAGGTATCTTCCCACAGCACTGATGCTGAGTTCCATCTTTTGGATGTCCATGACGTGGTTTTTCTGGTTCATGCCTG ATGTAACCAATACCATTTTTGAGATCCCTGTCATGTTCAGCATTGTGggtctgctttattttttctacaaaaCCTGGAGGACTGATCCTGGATATATCAAGTcttcagaaaaagacaaaaaggag AACATCGTAGCTCTTGCAGAAGCAGGGTGCTTGGACTTCAGAACATTCTGCACGTCCTGTCTT GTAAGGAAGCCTTTGAGATCTGTGCATTGCCTTCTTTGTGATTTGTGTGTAGCCAGATACGATCAGCATTCTCTGTGGATTGCACAGTGCATAG GTGTTGGAAACCACCATTACTACCTACTGTTCCTGTCTTTCTTAACTGTGACCAGTGTCTGGCTGCTTTATCGGACTGTTCTGT ATTGGTCACACCACTGTGAAACAAGTTACCATGCAGATGGAGCATGGACGTACTTGGTGCAGATAACTTCTTGCTCTCCTTGGGTGTCCTACGTCTTCGTCCTAGCCTGCTTCCATGCTGTATGGGCCTTATTGTGGCTAACTATTCAGCTTTACCAG aTTGCATTCTTGGGACTGACTTCGCATGAGAGAATGAACCTTCTGATGGACAGCAAATCTTCTAAGCATCCTGTTTCACTCAGGAGAAATCCATACAA TCTTGGATGCTTCCAGAATCTTGCAGACTTCTTTCAGTGCAGATGTTTTGGTATGGTCAAACCCAATGGAGTCGACTGGACCAAGCAATACAACGTTAATGTGATAAAGAAGATGAACATTCATTCTGTATGA
- the ZDHHC13 gene encoding palmitoyltransferase ZDHHC13 isoform X3, with product MVERCKELVEAGYDVRQPDKENVTLLHWAAINNRQELVKYYISKGAVVDQLGGDLNSTPLHWAIRQGHLPMVILLLKCGADPSLIDGEGFSSIHLAVLFQHVPIVAYLISKGQNVDTADFNGFTPLMLSAQRVMGPEPTRFLLKFNPSLNAVDNIERNTALHWAITSGNVSAVELLLEGGANMDIKNAKGETALDLAIQTQNRFMVYMLMEEERIRSRRNNRLLRIMEKYELFMLLASCLTLMWAIGYVMSLNSESWLLKGCLLFFLLVGMVLFVRHFVGFKNLRYLPTALMLSSIFWMSMTWFFWFMPDVTNTIFEIPVMFSIVGLLYFFYKTWRTDPGYIKSSEKDKKENIVALAEAGCLDFRTFCTSCLVRKPLRSVHCLLCDLCVARYDQHSLWIAQCIGVGNHHYYLLFLSFLTVTSVWLLYRTVLYWSHHCETSYHADGAWTYLVQITSCSPWVSYVFVLACFHAVWALLWLTIQLYQIAFLGLTSHERMNLLMDSKSSKHPVSLRRNPYNLGCFQNLADFFQCRCFGMVKPNGVDWTKQYNVNVIKKMNIHSV from the exons ATGGTGGAGCGGTGCAAAGAGCTGGTGGAAGCAGGATACGATGTTCGACAACCAGACAAAGAGAATGTGACACTTCTCCACTGGGCTGCAATCAACAACAGACAGGAGCTGGTGAA ATACTATATCTCCAAAGGTGCAGTGGTGGATCAGCTAGGTGGAGACTTGAATTCAACTCCCCTTCACTGGGCCATTAG ACAAGGACACCTACCCATGGTCATCTTGTTGTTGAAGTGTGGAGCAGATCCCAGTCTTATTGACGGGGAAGGATTCAGCAGCATTCATTTGGCAGTGCTGTTTCAACACGTGCCCATTGTAGCTTACCTCATATCGAAGGGCCAG AACGTAGACACAGCAGACTTCAATGGATTTACGCCTTTAATGTTATCAGCACAAAGAGTGATGGG acCAGAACCCACAAGGTTTCTGCTAAAGTTTAACCCCTCCCTCAATGCTGTCGACAACATTGAGAGGAACACTGCGCTGCACTGGGCAATAACGTCAGGAAATGTTAGTGCAGTGGAGCTGCTGCTAGAAGGTGGTGCTAACATGGACATAAAAAATGCCAAG GGAGAGACAGCGCTTGACCTTGCAATTCAAACTCAGAATCGCTTCATGGTTTATATGCtaatggaggaagaaagaatccgaagcagaagaaataacagGTTACTGAGAATAATGGAGAAATACGAG CTATTCATGCTGCTGGCATCTTGCTTGACTTTGATGTGGGCCATAGGATACGTAATGAGCTTAAATTCTGAGTCTTGGCTTCTGAAAGgatgtctgcttttctttctgctggttGGGATGGTTCTGTTCGTGAG GCATTTTGTGGGATTCAAGAATCTGAGGTATCTTCCCACAGCACTGATGCTGAGTTCCATCTTTTGGATGTCCATGACGTGGTTTTTCTGGTTCATGCCTG ATGTAACCAATACCATTTTTGAGATCCCTGTCATGTTCAGCATTGTGggtctgctttattttttctacaaaaCCTGGAGGACTGATCCTGGATATATCAAGTcttcagaaaaagacaaaaaggag AACATCGTAGCTCTTGCAGAAGCAGGGTGCTTGGACTTCAGAACATTCTGCACGTCCTGTCTT GTAAGGAAGCCTTTGAGATCTGTGCATTGCCTTCTTTGTGATTTGTGTGTAGCCAGATACGATCAGCATTCTCTGTGGATTGCACAGTGCATAG GTGTTGGAAACCACCATTACTACCTACTGTTCCTGTCTTTCTTAACTGTGACCAGTGTCTGGCTGCTTTATCGGACTGTTCTGT ATTGGTCACACCACTGTGAAACAAGTTACCATGCAGATGGAGCATGGACGTACTTGGTGCAGATAACTTCTTGCTCTCCTTGGGTGTCCTACGTCTTCGTCCTAGCCTGCTTCCATGCTGTATGGGCCTTATTGTGGCTAACTATTCAGCTTTACCAG aTTGCATTCTTGGGACTGACTTCGCATGAGAGAATGAACCTTCTGATGGACAGCAAATCTTCTAAGCATCCTGTTTCACTCAGGAGAAATCCATACAA TCTTGGATGCTTCCAGAATCTTGCAGACTTCTTTCAGTGCAGATGTTTTGGTATGGTCAAACCCAATGGAGTCGACTGGACCAAGCAATACAACGTTAATGTGATAAAGAAGATGAACATTCATTCTGTATGA
- the ZDHHC13 gene encoding palmitoyltransferase ZDHHC13 isoform X4, with amino-acid sequence MVILLLKCGADPSLIDGEGFSSIHLAVLFQHVPIVAYLISKGQNVDTADFNGFTPLMLSAQRVMGPEPTRFLLKFNPSLNAVDNIERNTALHWAITSGNVSAVELLLEGGANMDIKNAKGETALDLAIQTQNRFMVYMLMEEERIRSRRNNRLLRIMEKYELFMLLASCLTLMWAIGYVMSLNSESWLLKGCLLFFLLVGMVLFVRHFVGFKNLRYLPTALMLSSIFWMSMTWFFWFMPDVTNTIFEIPVMFSIVGLLYFFYKTWRTDPGYIKSSEKDKKENIVALAEAGCLDFRTFCTSCLVRKPLRSVHCLLCDLCVARYDQHSLWIAQCIGVGNHHYYLLFLSFLTVTSVWLLYRTVLYWSHHCETSYHADGAWTYLVQITSCSPWVSYVFVLACFHAVWALLWLTIQLYQIAFLGLTSHERMNLLMDSKSSKHPVSLRRNPYNLGCFQNLADFFQCRCFGMVKPNGVDWTKQYNVNVIKKMNIHSV; translated from the exons ATGGTCATCTTGTTGTTGAAGTGTGGAGCAGATCCCAGTCTTATTGACGGGGAAGGATTCAGCAGCATTCATTTGGCAGTGCTGTTTCAACACGTGCCCATTGTAGCTTACCTCATATCGAAGGGCCAG AACGTAGACACAGCAGACTTCAATGGATTTACGCCTTTAATGTTATCAGCACAAAGAGTGATGGG acCAGAACCCACAAGGTTTCTGCTAAAGTTTAACCCCTCCCTCAATGCTGTCGACAACATTGAGAGGAACACTGCGCTGCACTGGGCAATAACGTCAGGAAATGTTAGTGCAGTGGAGCTGCTGCTAGAAGGTGGTGCTAACATGGACATAAAAAATGCCAAG GGAGAGACAGCGCTTGACCTTGCAATTCAAACTCAGAATCGCTTCATGGTTTATATGCtaatggaggaagaaagaatccgaagcagaagaaataacagGTTACTGAGAATAATGGAGAAATACGAG CTATTCATGCTGCTGGCATCTTGCTTGACTTTGATGTGGGCCATAGGATACGTAATGAGCTTAAATTCTGAGTCTTGGCTTCTGAAAGgatgtctgcttttctttctgctggttGGGATGGTTCTGTTCGTGAG GCATTTTGTGGGATTCAAGAATCTGAGGTATCTTCCCACAGCACTGATGCTGAGTTCCATCTTTTGGATGTCCATGACGTGGTTTTTCTGGTTCATGCCTG ATGTAACCAATACCATTTTTGAGATCCCTGTCATGTTCAGCATTGTGggtctgctttattttttctacaaaaCCTGGAGGACTGATCCTGGATATATCAAGTcttcagaaaaagacaaaaaggag AACATCGTAGCTCTTGCAGAAGCAGGGTGCTTGGACTTCAGAACATTCTGCACGTCCTGTCTT GTAAGGAAGCCTTTGAGATCTGTGCATTGCCTTCTTTGTGATTTGTGTGTAGCCAGATACGATCAGCATTCTCTGTGGATTGCACAGTGCATAG GTGTTGGAAACCACCATTACTACCTACTGTTCCTGTCTTTCTTAACTGTGACCAGTGTCTGGCTGCTTTATCGGACTGTTCTGT ATTGGTCACACCACTGTGAAACAAGTTACCATGCAGATGGAGCATGGACGTACTTGGTGCAGATAACTTCTTGCTCTCCTTGGGTGTCCTACGTCTTCGTCCTAGCCTGCTTCCATGCTGTATGGGCCTTATTGTGGCTAACTATTCAGCTTTACCAG aTTGCATTCTTGGGACTGACTTCGCATGAGAGAATGAACCTTCTGATGGACAGCAAATCTTCTAAGCATCCTGTTTCACTCAGGAGAAATCCATACAA TCTTGGATGCTTCCAGAATCTTGCAGACTTCTTTCAGTGCAGATGTTTTGGTATGGTCAAACCCAATGGAGTCGACTGGACCAAGCAATACAACGTTAATGTGATAAAGAAGATGAACATTCATTCTGTATGA
- the CSRP3 gene encoding cysteine and glycine-rich protein 3 gives MPNWGGGAKCGACEKTVYHAEEIQCNGRSFHKTCFLCMACRKALDSTTVAAHESEIYCKTCYGRKYGPKGVGFGQGAGCLSTDTGDHLGLNLQQGSPKPARPSTPTNPSKFAKKVVDVDKCPRCGKSVYAAEKIMGGGKPWHKTCFRCAICGKSLESTNVTDKDGELYCKVCYAKNFGPKGIGFGGLTQVEKKECE, from the exons ATGCCAAACTGGGGAGGTGGGGCCAAATGCGGTGCCTGCGAAAAGACAGTGTACCACGCTGAGGAAATCCAGTGCAATGGAAGGAGTTTCCACAAGAcctgcttcctctgca TGGCTTGCAGGAAGGCTCTGGACAGCACCACAGTGGCAGCTCATGAATCTGAAATCTACTGTAAGACTTGCTACGGGAGGAAATACGGCCCCAAAGGTGTTGGATTTGGACAAGGGGCTGGATGTCTCAGCACTGACACTGGGGACCATCTGGGCCTGAACCTGCAACA GGGATCACCAAAGCCTGCTCGCCCTTCTACACCAACTAACCCTTCCAAGTTTGCCAAGAAGGTGGTTGATGTGGATAAATGTCCCCGCTGTGGCAAATCAGTGTACGCTGCAGAGAAGATAATGGGAGGAGGAAAA CCTTGGCACAAAACATGCTTCCGCTGTGCTATCTGTGGAAAGAGTTTGGAATCTACAAACGTTACAGACAAAGATGGAGAGCTCTACTGTAAAG tttgCTACGCAAAGAACTTTGGCCCCAAAGGAATTGGTTTTGGTGGCCTCActcaagtggaaaagaaagaatgcgAGTGA